In a single window of the Megalobrama amblycephala isolate DHTTF-2021 linkage group LG3, ASM1881202v1, whole genome shotgun sequence genome:
- the arhgef40 gene encoding pleckstrin homology domain-containing family G member 4B, which translates to MGSEAVEDCVQGALSSLYPPFESTAPPLLSQVFSVLESTYQHDSLRYLLDFFIPAKHLLHRLQQHACSQYLGCLFLHSGWPLCLGEKVVVQLSTLDWRLLHSTDFYLQVVPFSTRCPRLALKCLAPGGRNVQEVLVPESQHPLVFTSEWLHCINKERGCKREGGGCLDTCLVSTCDGVVRIPWEEVVYPKLLHNPSDPLQDNPDPTDLSSGGSGLGWGGSSGEHDSWSWDEEDDLPPDGNEAEIEAALECLRRSSDDHLLGDGAGDYVELLEPRGGPDGGADPKQRYLEMHGICKTKTLPLCRRGKAIRLRKGKGRGYGRTEPGARAGSLVRRDSNNNGKDGVVSCSDLATSRPLPRVIDLGRQRRSYSPSFQDSDEGAKDPVGLECRSRCMNNPAKERRPGVGKERDGTGGTLPCQRKKGSSGRCSIDANDVAKNNAESLGEGQQDHSQRSHCGCDDTILDSTLNSRHEVATLTNPSNAADNSTIPLAVYGETEGINKQLAGQSRTSTTSLRDSSMNNASDLSGCAQSRTKHSDNTSDEKTDKIMPPSGTLSTMGEKRAGKSENFVCPRGKEVKTGGFRAPRRKRKAKGGKGKAKSNGRVQHKGKGDPVISKNQSKTTHPISHSSQSEEAPQLSKDCKVSVPATDAETDAKPKAKDGESQSGTSFPDHSQKEMGLSESAAHLESKSPPPHLRDLDFNLLQSGKLKLTGTMDRLGRALVFTESHLPEDGWNTDEMIKVLSCYYTITRPMVKEKGLTVIVDSRKSAPSELCLSALKLFKGQVATGLDSILILTEEQEESTQPCLDGIEVHTVRGTGILQQFVDKQQLPREMGGDFNHSHEDWLTFRLSLEQLTERCECALTLLGDALQSIDTEPLPDSIKNVPRSADKHRQLMTSILTDQRLTELQQRGGAWLAGLANGTSGLAQKSPDCKAALAVTSNLYDSVDDALHRLVRVSNQRGRDLEALGRLATLVDKLDKCERDIEHIQEQLEDYKHPPLSLSRLSLKQHKFKSFRDSAMELHSETLVLLAEVESWSELDWSGLGAVLDKLPPIREKVRDMSHCLSDCWTQLDNTQRLLSTLTEASQWCDVVSSSSPSSSSSSPLSSLPPIPPSRFQDARALALDLGGGALLDLWSQTLERYQKTLAQFKSRILQAERGSSTAQGQEQDIGGRGRTPAPSTSSLGDLEGEIEPDWCPGGGGGEGGMQSWGSLASLFRPQNCSTLKIGEEKKKDGVNPGGGKFLQNLLHPAKKNPTDAPLPPKPPRKRHPSFDLQALLAPRRSAAVSKPTESTSGQSSPLSWLGRRALTDSILTAGVTAAVPGWRDPAAGGGGVLIRGVEVSSKEVADHTGFTRQHVLLSRTERETGVERAGATAQSKLYLQWCRLVSTERQYVAVLKGVEENYLPLLESSDVPSTLRGKTESLFSNWKSLSAFHSQLLLPAMEGALSQTLQQTDCFSKYKDQFFLYSHYIRMRPEPDALLISQAADFFRAKLSSSLVPVPPFPQCLSTPIQRLEQYCQTLEELGGLNPTSDSALSILKHAQQHGADLRASDLITGCLIPVAERGELVRQGELCVCGGGRRKKTGIRNVFLYQNYVIFTKHKTPNPGCSVYSFKHSIKTGEMGLTQSVGEDGLRFEVWVRQASRTRDCLTLQAASVQDRETWTHDIAQLLWTHAIHNTELCLKESLCMGVSSKLLLDVTGAQVSELDSSFNLNDRVQSSCSDSSSVGSMKEGDSPASSRDSKRNSEQTGHTQSSSPSTSV; encoded by the exons GGTTCAGAGGCGGTAGAGGACTGTGTGCAGGGGGCGTTATCCTCTCTCTATCCTCCTTTTGAAAGCACAGCTCCTCCTCTTCTCTCTCAG GTGTTCTCCGTACTTGAGTCCACCTATCAGCATGACAGCTTGAGATATCTGCTGGATTTCTTCATTCCTGCCAAACATCTTCTGCATAGATTACAACAGCATGCATGT tcTCAGTATCTAGGCTGTCTCTTCTTGCACTCTGGTTGGCCACTATGTTTGGGAGAGAAGGTAGTGGTACAACTCTCTACTTTGGACTGGAGACTCCTGCATAGTACTGACTTCTACCTACAGGTGGTCCCATTTTCAACACGTTGTCCTCGCCTTGCTCTTAAGTGCCTTGCACCTGGTGGGCGGAATGTACAGGAGGTTTTAGTGCCGGAGTCACAACACCCACTGGTGTTTACCTCTGAGTGGCTACATTGCATCAACAAGGAGCGTGGCTGCAAGAGAGAAG GTGGAGGATGTTTGGACACCTGTCTAGTGAGTACATGTGACGGAGTGGTCCGTATTCCATGGGAAGAGGTGGTCTATCCTAAACTCCTGCACAATCCATCCGATCCTCTCCAAGACAATCCTGACCCAACTGACTTGTCATCAGGGGGTTCAGGCCTTGGTTGGGGTGGCTCTTCAGGAGAGCATGATTCCTGGTCTTGGGATGAAGAGGATGACTTGCCTCCAGATGGGAACGAGGCAGAGATTGAGGCCGCATTAGAATGTCTGCGCAGAAGCAGTGATGACCACCTTTTAGGTGATGGTGCTGGAGATTATGTTGAACTGCTAGAGCCCCGAGGAGGACCAGATGGTGGTGCTGATCCTAAACAGCGATATCTGGAGATGCATGGGATATGTAAGACCAAAACATTACCCCTGTGTAGGAGGGGTAAAGCAATACGACTACGAAAGGGGAAGGGGAGAGGGTATGGGAGGACTGAACCTGGTGCTAGGGCTGGAAGTCTGGTACGAAGGGATAGCAACAACAACGGTAAGGATGGTGTAGTTTCCTGCAGTGACTTGGCTACCTCACGGCCCTTGCCTCGTGTCATTGATTTAGGTCGACAAAGGAGGTCATATTCTCCTTCGTTCCAGGACTCTGATGAAGGTGCTAAGGACCCAGTAGGTCTTGAATGCAGATCTCGTTGTATGAACAATCCAGCCAAAGAGAGGAGGCCAGGGGTAGGTAAAGAGAGAGATGGGACTGGAGGTACACTGCCCTGTCAGAGAAAAAAGGGATCAAGTGGGCGATGTTCCATAGATGCTAATGATGTGGCAAAGAACAACGCAGAGAGTCTTGGAGAAGGACAACAGGACCACAGTCAAAGATCACACTGTGGCTGTGATGATACAATTTTGGACAGTACTTTAAACAGTAGACATGAGGTTGCAACATTAACAAATCCCTCCAATGCTGCAGATAATAGCACTATCCCGTTGGCTGTTTATGGGGAAACAGAAGGCATAAACAAGCAATTGGCTGGACAATCTAGGACAAGTACAACATCCCTCCGAGATTCCTCCATGAACAATGCATCTGATTTATCAGGTTGTGCGCAAAGCAGAACCAAACATTCAGACAATACCAGTGATGAGAAAACAGATAAAATTATGCCACCATCAGGTACATTGAGTACCATGGGAGAAAAGCGTGCGGGAAAGTCAGAGAACTTTGTTTGTCCCAGAGGAAAAGAAGTAAAAACGGGTGGATTTAGAGCGCCCAG GAGGAAGAGGAAAGCCAAAGGAGGCAAAGGGAAGGCCAAATCCAATGGCCGTGTCCAACATAAAGGCAAGGGTGATCCAGTCATCTCAAAGAACCAGAGCAAAACCACTCACCCAATCAGCCATTCTAGCCAATCAGAGGAGGCTCCTCAGCTATCCAAAGATTGCAAAGTCAGTGTACCAGCCACTGATGCAGAAACAGACGCAAAGCCAAAGGCCAAAGATGGAG AAAGCCAGTCTGGCACATCATTTCCTGACCATTCCCAAAAAGAGATGGGATTATCTGAATCTGCTGCTCACTTGGAGTCCAAATCTCCCCCTCCTCATCTTCGAGACTTAGATTTCAATCTTCTGCAGTCGGGAAAGCTAAAATTAACAG GTACTATGGATCGACTTGGACGAGCTTTGGTTTTCACAGAAAGTCACCTCCCAGAGGATGGCTGGAACACAGATGAAATGATCAAAGTGTTGTCCTGCTATTATACCATCACCAG ACCTATGGTCAAAGAGAAGGGTCTTACCGTGATAGTGGACAGCAGAAAGTCTGCCCCGTCTGAACTCTGTCTCTCTGCACTGAAGCTCTTCAAG GGACAGGTGGCAACAGGGCTTGACTCGATTCTTATCCTAACAGAGGAACAAGAAGAATCGACCCAACCGTGTCTGGATGGAATAGAG GTGCATACAGTACGAGGTACGGGCATCCTTCAGCAGTTTGTGGACAAGCAGCAGTTGCCCAGAGAAATGGGTGGAGACTTTAACCACTCACATGAGGACTGGCTCACTTTCAGACTG AGTTTGGAGCAGCTGACTGAGCGCTGTGAATGCGCCCTCACCCTGCTGGGAGACGCACTGCAGTCTATAGACACAGAACCACTACCTGACAGTATTAAG AATGTTCCCCGCAGCGCTGACAAACACAGACAGTTAATGACAAGCATCCTCACTGACCAGAGGCTGACAGAGCTGCAGCAGAGGGGCGGAGCTTGGCTGGCAGGTCTGGCCAATGGGACATCAGGATTGGCGCAGAAATCACCAGACTGCAA GGCTGCTTTAGCAGTGACCTCTAACCTATATGACAGTGTGGATGATGCGCTTCATCGTCTGGTGCGTGTGTCCAATCAGAGGGGTCGTGACCTCGAAGCGCTGGGGAGATTGGCTACACTTGTGGATAAACTGGACAAG TGTGAGAGAGACATAGAGCACATACAGGAGCAGCTAGAAGACTATAAACACCCTCCTCTGTCTCTCAGCAGACTGTCACTCAAACAGCACAAGTTCAAGAGCTTCAGAGACTCTGCTATG GAGCTTCACAGTGAGACTCTGGTGTTGCTGGCAGAGGTGGAGAGCTGGTCTGAGCTGGACTGGTCTGGTCTTGGAGCTGTGCTGGACAAACTCCCTCCAATAAGGGAAAAAGTGCGAGACATGTCTCACTGTCTGTCGGACTGCTGGACACAGCTGGATAACACACAACGGCTGCTGTCTACACTTACTGAA GCATCTCAGTGGTGTGATGTGGTGTCGTCCTCCTCTCCTTCCTCTTCCTCGTCCTCTCCTCTCTCCTCTCTCCCTCCTATCCCTCCATCACGTTTCCAGGACGCTCGCGCTCTTGCACTGGATCTGGGTGGAGGGGCTTTGTTGGACCTCTGGTCCCAGACTCTGGAGCGCTATCAGAAAACACTGGCTCAGTTTAAGAGTCGAATCCTGCAGGCAGAAAGAGGCTCGTCTACAGCCCAGGGTCAGGAGCAGGACATCGGGGGACGAGGGAGGACTCCTGCGCCCAGCACGTCCAGCCTGGGGGATTTAGAGGGCGAAATCGAGCCAGACTGGTGCcctggaggaggaggaggagaaggggGCATGCAGTCCTGGGGTTCACTGGCGTCTCTCTTCCGACCACAAAACTGCTCAACACTCAAGATTggagaggagaagaagaaagatGGGGTGAATCCAGGAGGGGGAAAGTTTCTGCAAAATCTGTTGCACCCAGCCAAAAAAAAT CCAACAGATGCACCACTCCCTCCCAAACCCCCTCGCAAGCGGCATCCCAGTTTTGACCTTCAGGCTCTGCTGGCCCCACGGCGTTCAGCCGCTGTGTCTAAACCCACCGAGTCCACATCGGGACAGTCTTCTCCGCTATCCTGGCTGGGCCGTCGGGCTCTAACAGACTCCATCCTTACAGCGGGAGTGACAGCAGCGGTTCCAGGATGGAGGGATCCTGCTGCTGGAGGAGGAGGAGTGCTCATCAGAGGAGTGGAGGTCAGCAGTAAGGAAGTGGCAGATCATACGGGCTTCACGCGCCAACATGTACTTCTCAGTCGCACTGAAAGAGAGACAGGGGTGGAGAGAGCAGGAGCAACTGCACAAAG CAAGCTCTACTTACAGTGGTGTCGACTGGTCAGCACAGAGAGGCAGTATGTCGCTGTTCTTAAAGGCGTGGAGGAAAACTACTTGCCCCTCCTGGAATCTTCAGACGTCCCGTCTACACTAAGAGGAAAGACAGAGTCACTCTTCAGTAACTGGAAAAGCCTCTCTGCCTTCCACTCGCAGTTACTCCTCCCTGCCATGGAGGGCGCTCTCTCCCAGACACTACAGCAGACCGACTGTTTCAGTAAATAT AAGGATCAGTTCTTTCTGTATTCCCACTACATCCGTATGAGACCTGAGCCGGATGCTCTGCTCATCAGTCAGGCTGCTGACTTCTTCAGG GCAAAGCTGTCTTCCTCTCTTGTTCCTGTTCCTCCGTTTCCTCAGTGTCTCTCCACTCCCATTCAGAGACTGGAGCAGTACTGCCAGACATTAGAGGAACTGGGTGGTCTTAATCCCACTTCAGACTCAGCCCTCTCCATCCTAAAACATGCCCAGCAGCACGGAGCAGATCTGCGAGCCAGTGATCTCATCACGGGGTGTCTA ataCCCGTGGCGGAGCGTGGAGAGCTAGTGCGTCAGGGTGAGCTGTGTGTGTGCGGTGGAGGCAGACGGAAAAAGACGGGAATCAGAAACGTCTTCCTCTATCAGAACTATGTCATCTTCACCAAACACAAAACACCCAACCCAGGATGTAGTGTGTACAGCTTCAAACACAGCATTAAG ACGGGTGAGATGGGCCTCACTCAGAGTGTCGGGGAGGACGGACTGAGGTTTGAGGTGTGGGTGAGACAGGCATCTCGCACAAGGGACTGTCTCACTCTCCAGGCTGCCAGCGTGCAGGACAGAGAAACCTGGACCCACGATATTGCACAGCTGCTCTGGACTCACGCCATCCATAACACAG